From the genome of Scleropages formosus chromosome 22, fSclFor1.1, whole genome shotgun sequence:
ATTTATGGAGTGTTGCCGTGGGAGCTGAGACTCCTGGTTTCGTGTTCGCTCAGTCCTAAATCATGCGCTgaacatgatcatcatcatgggTTTCCCTTCAGGCTCCTCCTCCCCTTACCATTCCTGTAAATAACACACTTTTCCCCACAGTCACTTGTTACATTACGCTACTTCCAaatcacttttattcattttggtcATTTTCCTCAAATAGTTCATGAATCAGCTCCATGCAGCTGGAGCATCATGGATGGAACTCGCAACCTTCTGACTTTTGACAACTCTAATCGCAACAGTATCTGTCTTTTAATTCGTAAAGTGCACTGCTAAGTGTGATTAAGgcacctaccctgaactgatacagtggaAGTctcccagcagtgtaaatgggtaaataattgggcAGCACAgagtggcacggcgagtagttTTGCTGCCTTACAGTGCCTGGACAGTGGTGAgaggggacatgggtttgatccccaagtttccatgttttccccaggtctgtatgggtttcctctgggtgctcccttttcctcccacagttcaaagacatgctatgCGGGTGGATTgttgactctaaaatcacccgTAAGTCTgagtgtgagtgacggagagaaagtgtgtttcactagtgTATGACTGAGTGACTCATAGTAGGTAGTGTatgagtgtaagtcaccttgggtggaTGAGCTGTGGGCTGATGGTTCCAGTGAACACTAGCGTTCGcgtcggagaaaagcgtctgcttaatGGATAAATATCAATCGTACCCAGAAATAAATGATCACGATGCAACAATTTTATATTAAAGCTGCACAAACACTGAATTGTAAGCAATTGTGAGGGACTGAGAAGTCTTGCGGTTGTGCAATACAGCGACTGCGCACAGTGTTTAAAGAGGTCGAAAATGCATTGTGAAGGGAAATTTGATTTGGCATTCATACTAGCAGGAAAGGACATGGGATTTTCCTGGAATTTTAGAAGTATTTCTCCCACTTGGGTTTAAGTAACATTCTTTGTGTTAGCCAAATTGTCATTTAAGTTGAGGttttaacatttctgtttaGTCAAGCATTTCAACCACAAAGGCCTACATTAggataaacaaaaacacaatgtgCCCTGTGTTCTGTAAAACAGCCTGTCGTCTTGCCATTTGTATACTACTCTAAAGAGCAGAAGTGGTTTCGGGGACATAGGTATCAGTGTTCAGAAGAAATGTGCCCTCTAATAAGTGGTTTTAGAAGTGGCCATACTGCAGCAGATACACTCATACTGATCTTTATTTAATGAACATTTATGGACCCTACTAAACtcataaaaaaatgttgtaaagTACAGTCATGTCCATGCATTTTTAAGTTTcttttaacacattttgtaCAGTTGTGTTTATATGAAGCTGCAGAACAGTGATTTTGACTTGACTTATGGATcgtgtatgtttttttgtttaaaacaggAACCTTTTCACTGTAGTCTTTTGTTGAGCATGGCATTTCATAATAAACCTGTTTGTTTACAGAGGGAATGTTTCTCCTGGTATGGACAGCTGTGTGCTCTCCATGCTGACCATGGAGCACGACAGGTTGTTGACAGACCTGCCCAGGGCATTACCAGGACTTACCCAGCATGCGCTGAATGTTTTTCATTAGTTTCACTGCCCCCTCTCCTTGTTTCTGATTTTCTACATCCATATGTcatgcatttaattaaaatacgaTCAGGGAACAGGTTGTGGTTCTTATTCGAGAATTCAGTAGATTGGGGGGACTAAACCTCTGTATTAGAGCGATTCTCTGTAGTTCCTTGAATTTACTGTACACTTACATTGTTCGACTGTGCACGAGAAGCAGAAATACAATTAGCCTCTGAGTTACAGGGCTGCCGGATCCGATTTATGACGACCCTTTGGACTGTCTCTTTCCATGGGTTTAAAACTTCCTGAACCGCCTTCTGTAACGATGTAATCACATGTCATATGACTCATTTATCCCCTTCAGTGTGAAATTACCTTAAAACAGGAGGTCAGTGCTCATAGCCCCAAGTAGCAGAAGATGGCAGTGCTGAATGTGTCTTTATATTTGAATTGAGAGTCACGCTTTCTTGCCATTGTGTCATTGATTGTTCTGGAACATTTTGATACACATTTTGGGGAGAACTTTGAAAGACCTGTTGAAGTAGGTGTCTGATTTATGGATCATTGTATGTTGAGCATATCACATGATGGAGTGCATCTTTTGAgggaaatgtataatatttattttttccagctaTCATTGAAACTGGTTATAAGCAAAAaattttcccctctcttttctAACTAGGAATATATCATTCGTGTTCAGAGGGGTGTTTCTTCAGAGAACACTTGGCAGGTAAATAAATGCCCAGTTTGAGCAAATGTCATAAAGTGTATGTTAACTATTTGGACTAATGTTATTTGCCCACCCTTGGGCTGTTTTAGTTCTTTTACTGGTGTTTATTAATACCAACATCTTTTGATATTGAGGAACCAAGGGCTTTATTTTAGAAGTCAGATATGTTGCAATATTGTATTATTCATTGTACTGAATGCTATAGCTCTGACATACTATTTACAGGTCATACGGCGATACAGTGACTTTGATATGTTGAACAACAGTCTGTTGGTAAGTGCTGCTTTAGTGGTTTGACATGTATTCACATATTTTGTCTTTGATACAGATAATGTTAAAATGTGTCATGTAATTACATTGAcctttttatatatgtattttagaACTACTTGGTATCCAAAAATGATTTCTGACTGTAATTACTGCTGGGAAAACAGCCTGTGTTTTTGCTGAGTTCTTCTTAAAATGATTTCCTGTAAACATGCATTGTCAGAGACCCAGAATTCCAGAGGTGACTGCTGTGCTCACAGGATAAGAGGAGGCTGAGCCCTAACACGTCAGTGCTTTGTCTCTATCTCTCCCTGATAGATCTCTGGGATCAACCTGCCTCTTCCGCCCAAGAAGCTCATAGGGAACATGGACCGGGAGTTCATTGCAGAGAGGCAGAAGGGCCTTCAGGCGTACCTGAACTTCATTACCTTGCATCATCTCCTCTCCAGCAGCGAGCTTGTGAAGAAATTCCTGGACACTAACAATTACTCTGCAAACTACACAGGTAAGCGGAAAAGTGGACATGGAGTGAAACTTTCAAGGGCAGAGAGAAATCTCTTTGAAACCTAACAGGGAAAGGTCAAGGCACATTGTATTGGTTTGATTTGTAGACAAAAATTGAAACACAAAGGTAAATGAGAAACAAGGCAAACTGTGCATTGAACTGTAGGACTTGAACACATGGTTCAGGAGGTAAGGCTGATGCTCACTGGTACTTAATGGAGACAAGTgatctgtgtttctttgtggtgAGGCCTTCTGCTTCATGTCAGAAGTGTGGTTTTCAGGGTGAGTTCTCACACAGgacttcctcccacagtctgctTGGCTACTGAATCAAGCATAGAAATTATAGACAAGCTGAATTGTCACTAGacccatgcatttttttttttttttttaaacatttattcatttagctgatgctttttctccaaaggaaattataatgttaaggttacagttattacaagcttatagCTATTTACTAATGTATAcggctgggtaactttaccaaAGAAATTTAGGGtagagtaccttgctcaagggtactacagccggaggtggggattgaacctgcgacctttggatccagagacCACTATACTACAGCTGTCCCCACCATTTTAAGcatttactttgtcattttcaactTGTGCTCTTTTTCTGATGCATTTCCTTTTTCCATACAGAAATTGCACTACAGCAAGTGTCAATGTTCTTCAGGTCTGACCCTAAATGGGAAGTGATAGAACCATTGAAAGACATGGGTAAGTGCTGAGATTAGACATAAACATACTTCTGTGTTTTCGTAGTGGTGCAAGTTAATTGCCTGTATGTTTTTACCCCccttttggttttattttttttttgtaatagaaTGTGTATCTGTCAGATGCCAACTTCATAATATTTGCATGTTATTTGCATGGTCCCAATAGAGCGGCTCTGTTGAAGTGAGCTTAAGCTGGCTTGCTTTGATTAAACTATTGTTTTAAAGATGCATTAACTAGTTAAACTGCATGCTATGCAAGTTGTCTTGGGTGCAAAGGATCTAAGTAACAAAATATTGGAATAGTTCAGTGCCAGGGTACCAGAGTCAGTCTTTGGCTGCCGTATTTGTTTCCACTTACTTGCTGTAATTAGTCTAATTGGTTATTTAGCCATATGTTCACTATCTTTCAAATGTGAGTGTTCACACATATTAAGAATTCTGTTGTGATGAGGGTAACAAGTATAGCAGTTTAAGCAAAAATGAGTATACACACCTTGATGGAGTATGGAATTCCAATTTAATGTAAACTTGATTGTTCTTTACGTTAGGCTGGAGGATACACAAGAGGTATTTTCTGgtgaaaaacaaagagcagcCTAAGGAAAGGCAGGTCTTGAGCTGGGTATGTATTATCTTCATTAAGAGACTGCTTGTCCTTAGGCACTTGCCTAAGACCTCACTCTCGGTGTTAATGTGCTCCTCAGAGCTCTATTTATGCTCATCCTTTTCTGCTCAAACTATAATGAATGAAGAATAGCTCCCAGTCATTATACCTGTATTTACCTAActatatttactgttttttcatGTGCCATCAAATGAAGGCCTGAGATTGCTTTCCTCAGTCATCTTGAAGAACATAGCTTTTCAGGTTGACAGAGTACAGTGACCttacactccccccccccacttcaatAAGGGATTGATTAAAATATCAATTGGATCATGTCAGTTTTCTGCTGAAGAAGGAGGGCTGGATGCTGCACAAATCACATTTTGGATTTTATGGCTTTGAGCTGTACAGTATGTCATTTCAGCTCTCTAAGAGTTGCCCTTGATTAGATATTGAAGTTACGGTAGAGAAGCATATACAGGTTGTATaacttattcatttttaagttCCGTTCAGAATGGTCTCACACTTCTTGATGCGGTAGGTTGACTTGGGTCCTGATAAATTCCTGTCAGACAAGGACCTCCAGTCTGCAATGAAGCTTCTCCCTACAATCACAGTAAGTGTAAATCCTGAATGCATTTGAAGTTTATAATTCTAACTTCTGAGGTCAGTCTGGTAATATTTCTGTGACCATTTAGGGAAATTCCTTGAAGCCTTGTTCTCTCTGTTTCGAGTTAAATGTGACTGCTCAGGTCACCATATTATACATACAACCTAAAtctctcatttctctttttctagAACCCTTATATCTCCCCAGTAACCTTTGCTACCACCAGCGAGTCATCTGCACTGGTGATCCGGGTGTTCAGTGAGAAGGGCACACTGAGGGATCACATATGCAAGGTGTGAAATttgaattcccccccccccctctagTGTAGGCGACTCCCGGCATGCTTTATTCTCTGGCTTTCACCATAGTGTTATTCTTTCGTTTGAAAACTTTTTAATGACCCTCTCTATGGCATGTTCTTCTGGTTGTTCAGGAAATATAGTAATTTTGCATAAgtcctgcatttacattactgCAGAGTGGCTCATCTATATTTACTCCTTATATTCAAGTAGTGAAGAAAATTGAAGGGTTTAATAACCATacatacagaaaacatttaaattcgGGGCTTGCTAGGTAGACCATATTACCTGTTGTTGGGAACCAGTTTTGCGTTTAAAACTGATATATtttgattattaataattttcccATGTGAAAACCATGTTGTAATACATTGtcagtgtatgtttttttcatctGTATGGTTTAGTAATATagtgttttgtaatttgtttatttttgagtATACATAGAGAGCCTCAGACTTGCTATACTATCTTTTGTTGTTTGTAAAatctgtaattttttattgcGTTGAATAAAGATATGACAAGTGCAGTATAGTTTTACGTGCAAAATATGTAGTTGTACCGGAAGTACATCAAACTGTTTACtctgtaaaacaaaactttaattcaatttaatacCAGCTGTTAACCTTTCATCTTTGAAGACACAGTACAAACTAATTTTACAATAACTAGAATGGAGATATCACTAAACTGCTTACACTATGGATAGATGATTCAGGTCCTTATGATTAGCTCAGTACACTTAGACATTTGCACTCAAGCaataaaattgtacttttttggtAAATGGCTTATACAGCCATTTAATGAACAAATACGTTTATACAAAATTGCAAGCAATAGAACGGCACCAAATGAAAAGGTGATGTAAGGAAAACGAAATGAGTGTTTAACCTTCTTGTCCATTAAATGGGAGTAtgacaaacaggaaaaataagCATATGCTAGCACCCATGGGGTTTTGCTGTTGCTCAGCTGATGGTGTGCACCAGGAGGCACCAGTCCAAACCACAGTGCAGTAATGAACAAGCAGCTGAGGCAGAAGAGGCCTCTATGGATTGTTCGGTGGCCAGTTAGACACAGTATTCGGGCTGTTTGCCGTGTCCTTCAAAGTTGGACACCTCTCAGACCTCATCACCAACTTCTGCAGCCTGTTGCCCAAACTGAGTAAAAGCACTACAGAATAGAGATGCCTTTTCCAAGCATCCCATGGGGAGGCCCACCACCAGCATGGGGGGACTGGCCACCCTACCCATTGTTCCGCCACCATCTGTCACTGGGGAAAGCAAAGGGTGTTTCATCCTCACATCACTGCCATCACCCTGCCTTTTTTCTACAGGTAAAGCCCAAGGAGCCCTTTCTGAAGAAGTACTGTAACCCCAAAAAGATCCAGGGTCTCGAGCTTCAGCAGATCAGAACATACGGGAGACAGATATTGGAGGTACGACCCCAGTGACCAAAGGTGAACTCTCAGCATGTACAATGTGACTTCCAGTGCAGTGCCTCTGTGGGGGCACCCTGTTTGCCAGCTGCTCTCTGACATTTTCATGTTGATGGCTACCAGTCTTCTAATAAGGATCATGGCTTGTGTCTACCGAATTTACTGTCTTTGTTTACAATGTAGGTCTTGTGTAAAAGTGCCCTATATCTTTTAAGATTATGCATGCTGGATGTAAGAAGAGAAACGCAGCCCTGCATGTTGCCCATTCTGCTAAAAGGCACTGCTCATTCAGATTAAGGCACAGTGCTCACATAGTTTGAGTTGTGACTGGCTTTGTTACGCTGGAGGAGGTGGAATAAGTGTTGAGAAACCACCCCTCGTGCTCATTGTACTTGGGCTCAGTCAGTCAGGCGCCTGCGAATTGTTGGTTGCCAGCATCAAAGATTCTGTTGCTCCTCCAGTTGGCACTTGGCCCTCCCACATAGTGCTAAACAAGAACATGATCTGGCTGGGATGCAAACGTCCACTTTGCTCTCCCTTCATACTTGGGAGCTGGGTGAGAAACACTGAATTAGACATGACAAAATTGCAAGAGAATGTGGTGGGGAAAGAGCAAGAAATGACAATACAGTGTAACTATTCCAATTACTTGGCTTAGTCATTGGTTctgcagagtctgttgtgttGACTGCAGTTTCTTACTTTACAAATGATGTGTTTTGTGAGTCACCAAGTCATCCTTGGCATTTCAGTctgatttctgtgtgtgtgaatgactttttttttttttttttttttttttttttttttttttttttttttgtctgagtgaacttttccttctttcttgaATCAGGTCCTCAAATTTCTGCACGACAAAGGCTTTCCTTACGGGCATCTCCACGCATCCAACGTCCTAGTAGAAGATGAGACATGTAAACTGCTGGATGTTGAGAACTCCCTCCTCGGGCTCCCTTCCTTCTACAGACAGTACATAACACAGTTCAGGAAAATCAATGTAAGCCATGTTATGTAACATTAGACATGCTTTGGTACTACCACGTTCTGAGAAACGTAGAAGTGTTGCCCGGCTTATCCATTCGTGGGAACTCATGAAACACATTGCATTTCTCACTTTGGCATGTTTTTGGGTGGGTTCAGACTTTGGAAAGCATGGATGTTTACTCCTTCGGACACCTGCTGTATGAAATGACATACGGAAGACCTCCGGATGCTGTGCCTGTCGACCACTACCCCCCTGCTCCGTCCTCGTCTATTGGTGAGTACAACCTATGAGTTGGACAAGTACCCCCAGGCTGTTAGTTGCTTTGAATATTTAGTGAAAGGACAGAATTTGCCACACCACATCCAAAGCAGAAAATGTGCTTCCACCCCTGAGCTTGTTATGAACTGTGATGGTCATTGTGTAAAGCTACAGGAGGAGCTTTGTAATAGTGATGTGTGTGGTAAAGGGAAATAACAATTAGAAAACAGGCTGGTGGTGCACCGCAAATGTAAGCAAGACACAATTGCTTGGTTAACTGAAAATTTGGAGGCCTTCCCACTGAAACattgctgctgtgtttgtgtctacACCATGACAAGTGCTGATGCAGAACAAGCTGATCAAATATTTGCATAAGCAAGTGAGATGTGCATTCTCATAGTGGAAAAAGTGGGGTGAGAGGACCCAAAATACACCCAAATACCATCTGCACTCAGCGAGCAGAGCCTTTTCACCACCAGCATGCTCTTGCAATATAAGAAAAAAGGAAGTTCTAC
Proteins encoded in this window:
- the pxk gene encoding PX domain-containing protein kinase-like protein isoform X2 → MAFLGKTSCSAKVPLLDDTVPLTAVIEASQNLHSHTEYIIRVQRGVSSENTWQISGINLPLPPKKLIGNMDREFIAERQKGLQAYLNFITLHHLLSSSELVKKFLDTNNYSANYTEIALQQVSMFFRSDPKWEVIEPLKDMGWRIHKRYFLVKNKEQPKERQVLSWVDLGPDKFLSDKDLQSAMKLLPTITNPYISPVTFATTSESSALVIRVFSEKGTLRDHICKVKPKEPFLKKYCNPKKIQGLELQQIRTYGRQILEVLKFLHDKGFPYGHLHASNVLVEDETCKLLDVENSLLGLPSFYRQYITQFRKINTLESMDVYSFGHLLYEMTYGRPPDAVPVDHYPPAPSSSIVSVLQSILSTEACKTGMPTVSQLLQTPLFSDMLLFNSEKLQFKIPAKLKDALKMAKECLERRLQEEQKVIHQHRRLTRAQSHHGSEEEKKRRKILARKKSRQSAYENEEDLSAKYNNNSGSGASSPPTSPSSPTPPPTTGVLPAPAPPPPPPAPAGEMDRTPPLPATNGVGRGALLSSIQTFSKGKLRKAETNDRSNPKI
- the pxk gene encoding PX domain-containing protein kinase-like protein isoform X1; the encoded protein is MAFLGKTSCSAKVPLLDDTVPLTAVIEASQNLHSHTEYIIRVQRGVSSENTWQVIRRYSDFDMLNNSLLISGINLPLPPKKLIGNMDREFIAERQKGLQAYLNFITLHHLLSSSELVKKFLDTNNYSANYTEIALQQVSMFFRSDPKWEVIEPLKDMGWRIHKRYFLVKNKEQPKERQVLSWVDLGPDKFLSDKDLQSAMKLLPTITNPYISPVTFATTSESSALVIRVFSEKGTLRDHICKVKPKEPFLKKYCNPKKIQGLELQQIRTYGRQILEVLKFLHDKGFPYGHLHASNVLVEDETCKLLDVENSLLGLPSFYRQYITQFRKINTLESMDVYSFGHLLYEMTYGRPPDAVPVDHYPPAPSSSIVSVLQSILSTEACKTGMPTVSQLLQTPLFSDMLLFNSEKLQFKIPAKLKDALKMAKECLERRLQEEQKVIHQHRRLTRAQSHHGSEEEKKRRKILARKKSRQSAYENEEDLSAKYNNNSGSGASSPPTSPSSPTPPPTTGVLPAPAPPPPPPAPAGEMDRTPPLPATNGVGRGALLSSIQTFSKGKLRKAETNDRSNPKI
- the pxk gene encoding PX domain-containing protein kinase-like protein isoform X3, coding for MAFLGKTSCSAKVPLLDDTVPLTAVIEASQNLHSHTEYIIRVQRGVSSENTWQVIRRYSDFDMLNNSLLISGINLPLPPKKLIGNMDREFIAERQKGLQAYLNFITLHHLLSSSELVKKFLDTNNYSANYTEIALQQVSMFFRSDPKWEVIEPLKDMGWRIHKRYFLVKNKEQPKERQVLSWVDLGPDKFLSDKDLQSAMKLLPTITNPYISPVTFATTSESSALVIRVFSEKGTLRDHICKVKPKEPFLKKYCNPKKIQGLELQQIRTYGRQILEVLKFLHDKGFPYGHLHASNVLVEDETCKLLDVENSLLGLPSFYRQYITQFRKINTLESMDVYSFGHLLYEMTYGRPPDAVPVDHYPPAPSSSIVSVLQSILSTEACKTGMPTVSQLLQTPLFSDMLLFNSEKLQFKIPAKLKDALKMAKECLERRLQEEQKVIHQHRRLTRAQSHHGSEEEKKRRKILARKKSRQSAYENEEDLSAKYNNNSGSGASSPPTSPSSPTPPPTTEHAPF